Genomic segment of Pochonia chlamydosporia 170 chromosome 1, whole genome shotgun sequence:
AGTACTCGGTGATTATCTTGCGGTGTTTTTGCGCCGGGATGTCTTCTGCGGCCCTTCGATGAGAATGCTCATGATTATGTTATGAGGGTGGATTTTATGTGTTTTTGAGGTTTTCCTTTACTACATCCAACGCGCAAGCTAGAGCTACAGGTTTATGCAGCGCGCGGTTCACAACCGGGCTGCCAGGCTCGGCTATCACAGTCACACACTTCGATAGAGAACCAAACCAGTTTCCACACCTAGATTCAGCGTCTGTGACCAAGAGGGCAAATACAAATCCTCTGAGTTGTAGGTGAAGTGGAAGACACTGCAATCACCGAATTGGAGTAATGGATACTTGCGGCCAGGACAAACATGTGTGACCAGACCTACCAACTCTCACCTGCGGATGCAAGAAACTCGAAGAGTTTCGCCGGAAGGGTTGCCTTCGGTATGGCGAAGATGTCAGGTGCGCCCCAGTCACGATGGTATACCTAGACGACTCGATGCACATGTTTCAAGCACATGGTCAAGCCTGGAAAGGACGAATTGTCGAAGCTCGCGTTGAGAGAACAGGCTGAGTTGTGAGAGTGGCCCGCGGGAggaagaatggcaagaagcagaTCGTCGCGCAGTTTCGTGTCTTTAGTTTTAGTCATTTCACTGTTAATATGGTCCGTCATTAGTCGTATGACTCGGCTGGACGAGTCAATCCAAGTGGTGGTTTTCATGCTTTATTCGTCCAAATTGTTTCAAGTGTGCCTCGAATGAGGCAGTCGTGAATTTCCGCCGGCAGTGACTTGGTAGATCCATGGATTTCCTGCAGCCAGCGCAATGAAAACCTCGTTCTACGTCGCGAGAAGTTTTCACCAACTGGGGTACAAAAGAGATTGCCACGAATCGAAAGGGATTCCCAGACTCCCCGTCAAAATGGTCTGCTACAGGCACCCGGCGGCGGCGTCCTGTAGAGGTGGATTGTCTTGTTGCGAGTTCCGCTTCCCTGTCGGCGATATACTGGTTCATTGCATTGCGCGAGCCGTGAAGCTTAATACCAGCATAGAGCGAGGCTTCATAGTCGACAAGGACACGTTTAGGCGCCTTCTTTTCATTTGGTGAATATATGCCTGGTATGACCGTCATCAAAGGTAGGGTTTGGACTATCTGGCGGGTTAGGCCAAACTTGCGGCAAGCACGTCCTGGTGGCAGGGGTAGGTAGAGATCATTCTTCGTGAAGCACAAAAAGCAAACTCGTTTGCAGGTCAGAAGATACAGATAGCCGGCAAAATCTCCACAATGCTCACATTGGGGAGTGCACAGTTTCTGATACAAGGTTCTGCAAGTAATCCATCTGCCAGTTTGAATGCTTAGAATGCCACGCAGGGCATTACGTGCGTGTGTAA
This window contains:
- a CDS encoding F-box domain-containing protein, with the translated sequence MGELVSSLPDQTYPCLNLNDHTLDENLPVSEHYPLQSNRTQPVARAGTLDSLPLELIHKILCQLDVRTLSDFRATNRRATELVDTLPQYKAIITHARNALRGILSIQTGRWITCRTLYQKLCTPQCEHCGDFAGYLYLLTCKRVCFLCFTKNDLYLPLPPGRACRKFGLTRQIVQTLPLMTVIPGIYSPNEKKAPKRVLVDYEASLYAGIKLHGSRNAMNQYIADREAELATRQSTSTGRRRRVPVADHFDGESGNPFRFVAISFVPQLVKTSRDVERGFHCAGCRKSMDLPSHCRRKFTTASFEAHLKQFGRIKHENHHLD